TCACTTGAGTGAATCATCAACCTTGGTGCAAGATGGTTATCGATACATAATgacaatgaagaagaaaagaaaatataaatttgGGAAAGAAATGTTAATTAGGGTTTAATAGAAAATAAAGGAAGAAGAGATTTttttgcagagtttctctctactATCAAAATAAAGGATTGCCTTAGTATTAATAAACGAGAAGCGTGGACAGGCTCCCCATGAGCATCATAAATATGTTTCTCATCAGGGGTCGTACACCTCGCCGGCCTAAAAATTTGGACATATCGTACGATCTGCTGGTAAGCGTCACATTCCCCGGCATTCAGATCATCATCTTTAAAGATACGGGCCTCGGTCCCCCTGTCGAAATGGTTATATTGTGCCATTCTAGAATAAACCTGTACTGGAGCTCGGTCGTCACAACATCATCTACCTCGAGCTCGACGGGCTCGAACAGGGTCGCCACTGCGGCATGTGTTAGAGGTATCACTATGAAAGATATGTCCTTAAAATGCTGGATAGAATCCATATATATATTTGTAACAGCTTCTTCGGCTGTTTAAAGGACACCCAACTTTGCTTCCTCTCAGCACCACCTTGGCGTTGTAGATGAAAAACTCTAAGAAACAGGGGAATAGTGGCACCAATCTTAAGATAATGACACACAAGCTCGAACCCCAGTAAGAAGGCGAGCGAGTTTGAATGGAGTTGTGAATGAGCCAACTGCAGTTGGTTGAAGACGCTCATTTGTAGATCGGTGAAAGGCATTCTCATCCCCACATCCTTGAACGCAAACTCGTACATGGGAAAATAGTTCCTTGGATAATATGAGCATATCTTTTGGTGAGGCTTTGGAGTGAAAGCCCTCCACGACTCCTTGACCCTTTCGTCTACATCCTCGACTATGTTAAAAGCCTCATCGGGAGCCGCGACAAAGCGTGAAGCTATATTATGGGATCGGGTGCCACCCAATCAGAGAAACGCCTTCTAGGAACAGGTTTCATTTCATGCTCGACGGAAACACCTCCTTTCTTATGCTCATCAAGGCATTTCTCGACAATATCATTCTCAGGACGATTGTTAGCCATTTTACCTGAAAAGCCAAGGAAACAATAAATTCGAATAAAATCAAATCCACCTTCCACCGCAGATCAAGTGAAAGGGAGAGGAAGAGCCTCCTAACTCATAAAAAACTAACACTTCGACCAAATAATAACATTGGCCCTCTTCGGAAAATTCTTCACGAACATCCTCGGGACGCCCATAGTCTAATCGGAAAGAGCATACAAATAATAATGAACCATCCCCAGCAGATTCATGAACTCCCGTGGATAACCAAAGACCCCTCGTCTAAATCATCAAAGTTTAACTGAAATAACTCACAATCTCCTCGGGATAGTCATGTCATACTCGAGAAACGTACAAAATCTTCATATATTTAAACGAGGAAACGCTAACCAACACTGTCATAATGACACCTTAGCAACTGCCACGCGTAAAGATCTCTAGCGACGTTTCATATGCAAAGGCAAAAGGCCAATAAAGAGACTATTCCCTTTGAGATTATGATTATGATTCCCCATCTCCTCGACGAAAGGATCCCTCAGGGCTCCCCGCAAGCTTATCCCCTAAATACCATATAAACCGACACCATAGATCAAGCTCCCATCATAGCTCTAAGGGCGTCCATATCAAATCCAAAAACTTACCACACCGAGGGTGTCACCTCGACTCTCCTCCAGGAAACAAGCCTATAGTTCCTCCGGCCAAGGGCTCAAGTGAAAACTTGTCGTCATGAATGCAATTTCAGAGTCTGCATGGTCCTCCCTGACAACCAAGATGATTCAAAGTCATTACTCCTAACACAAGCAAGGACTTTGGAGGCTCTTGTTCTGGACTAGGCAGAGCAGGCCCAAGGATAGGCATGCCCAATTCGAGGTCCAAGTCCAAATGTGTATGCTTCAGCCCCACGTGCTCCACGAAGAGCATGTGGTCACCCACCAACGGGAATCTCGGTCATCACCTTCGAACCCTACGTTCGTTTCAATTAGGACATGAGTCACTTGCTGACTTTGCCCTACCACGTGGAATCCTGACAGTTTCCTATGTTTTGGGCCTCCAACAATCCAGCCCAAAATAGGGAAACCTTGGCCCCGCGCTagaggctataaataccctctttcgctagagggtcaggtatccaTTATTTATTCACTCTCACCTATTCTCTGTACTTGAACTCCTTTGCTCTCTTTATTAATTAAGCAtcagagtaccttgcaggtacaccccccattCACTTAAAAGTCAACAGTTGAAGGTCATTGACGATCCAATCTAATCAGGTACGATCAATACTTAAGGCTTCCTCTCATCTTCTTCAGTGCTTGGAATGACATAGGGTGCAACTATTATGGACTAGCCAAAGGACTAAGGTCCAATCCATTTCAAATCCACTCCAATTGACCCAAAGTATAAAACCAGTTCACATGCTAATAACAAGGTGCAATCTTTGATCTCTAGTTTCACtatactcatcttgaatcttgaactaATTTGGGTATGGAAGTGCTAACCATGAAAGTCCACCCCGCAGCATTGTAAAGGAGATTGGATCCATTATTCAAGATAATTAGTTTTCAAACtgcatccatatatatatatatatatatatatatatatatatatatatatatatatatatatataaagtagagTAATTAAGGTACAAGAGGAACCTAACCAAACCAATACCATACCAATGAAAAAATCATAATAGAATAAAGGAATTAGGAACAAATAATGGGTTCTAATAATCCATATTCAacaagaaaacataaaaaaataaagcaGAATGAATCAAACCACTCCAAAAGGAAAATAAGCTAGATATTTTCCCATAGAAACCAccattaacaaaaacaaaaaaactcagAGAGAGAACCAATAATGCTCCACTAAAGAAACATGTTAAAGGCTACCAATCTACCATTTCTATGCAAGGAATATGCTCTTATCTTCCCCTTATTACACTGTAGTAACCATACTTGTAAAGTATATGTCATTCTGGAATTTCCATAATGACAAAACAACAACATGCCAAATCATGACTAGATCACCTCTAATTCTAAATACCCCagtcaaagaaataaaaagaaaatataagctCTCTAAGAAGAACTAGAACCCACCCTAaccatataaatatattataccaCAAAGATGTCACCaaatcacaagtaacaaacagATAGACCACCAATTCAACCGATCATCTACATATAGAACACAAAAAACCCTCGGGAACAACAATAACTTATATTTGAATAGATTAAACCTGGTGGGATCTTATCTAACGAATGTTGCCAAAAGAATATAATAACTTAAAAAATAGTCCATGCTACAAATGAGGGGTAAAATTAAGTCCACTCTATTGGAAGAGGATATATGAGGAAGATTGAAGTCTAGAAGAGTAGTGTATGCCAAGGCAAGCGAAAACACACCATTGTTGGCATTTCTCCAACACGACCTATAGCGATCATAAGAGAGAATCACTTATTGAGtaaaaaggaaaatattatcAACTAACTCATGATTATACACAAAAAGAGATATCCTCCAATGAAGATCACAAACAAACACCCTCATTAATCCATCCCCAACCTTTGCACTCCATCAAGGTTTCTATTTATGCAGATCTAAAGAAAGCATTTTTTACTCTGAAGAAGTCAAGTTATATGCATCACATGTTGAACCAAAGATATATAATATCTGAAGATCAGCAAAGTCTAAAGACATACATCATTTGAAGCAAACAGAGTGTGTCATAAGGAATGACTCTACAACCTCTGTTTCAAAAGTTTTTTGTCTTTATCTAATCAAGATCGTGATAAAGACAATTTCAGttctgaaaacaaaaaaaaagactcTGAAGCCTCTATCTAACCAGGTTTTGAAGACATACTCTAACTTTTGATCAAGCTTCAACTAATTCTATAGGAAGCCTTTGACTCAAGAAGTTAAGTATAAAGATGATATTAACTTTAGTCCaacttcaaaaaaaatttatgaaaagtCCCAGACTAGAAGATATCTTGAAAAAGATCTCGTGAAAACGATACACTACTTTATGTCTATTCAAGAGAAGGTACTATGGTCAGTATTTTCACTCTCATGTCTCTTCAACTGCTTTGCGCTGGAAATGACACTCTACTTTGCTCCTCTCAACATCTTTATGGTAGATGTGGAATTAACTTCATTATACTTTATTCTAGCTAAAGTCCAGCAAAGACTACTTCTGTTGTTTGAagattcaatctttctctctctctaacAGATCTATTTCTTAGTAGCTATTTAaagagaaaatgaaagattgAATATACAAAGATGAGGAATACACACACAAAAATTCAACCAGAAGTGTGAAAAGAATGTAGGAGGAAAAGAGAATTGAGTAAGATATATTCACATATGAGTAAAAGACTCAAAATAGAGAAAATGTGGATATGATCTAAAGATCAACAGAACAGTAAGGCACAATCATGAAGATTATTTGTacaagaagaataagaagaatgAAGACTTCATTCTTATACACTTAGGAGTAGTCATTTTATATCATGTTCAAAGTGTAAGCTTTTCTGTGTCTGCTTAACTAAGAAGCATTCATATAAACACAATGGTTAATATCAGACTTTATTGTTAAAATAGTCTAAAGTCTCTTCCATGTGTGCTTCAGAAAGGAAGTTCTGAATTGTCGTGTTTTGGCAAGGAAGTCTTGATATAGCTTTTTTAAGCAAGGAAATCCTGAACTAGAGAGTTTAGGCAAGGAAGTCTCGAGCTAGGTTACTTGAGCAGGAAGTGTCTTTAAGGATTGATTGAGCAAGGAAGTTTCTTATTTAGGGACTTGAGCAGAAGTCTATTTCTAGGTTGATTGAGCAAATTGTAATCAGGTTCTGAATATAGTGAAAAGCTCTTATGGGACAAGGGGATTGGACTATTCTCGGTTGGAGATGAACTAATATAATTTTTGTGTGTGCTTTTACTTATTGCTTTTGTATTTAATCTTTTCGTTGCTACTTACTTTTGCTCAGAATATGAACTTGGTCAAATTCAAAAGTTGTCGTTCTTGGAAGTAAAAGTTTACCAGatacacaattcaacccccctCTTGTGTATTTTTCTCATCTTCAGAGTCGTTAATTCCCTTATTATCTTGAAGAGatgtgggaataggctaggccgAATTAGGCTTTGTCAATCCTGGGCGTGACATGTTAAAACTTTCAAAGCCCAAGTTTGtcttgtggactatcatatgcttaTTTTTAGGCCTAGGCATGACATTTTTGAACGCATGTTAGACctattagcctacataaaagcttattttgtttgaatatttgtaaataagcaatttaactaatatttaaatagactaacaaattaaaagatcaacgaggcaaaattcttatttgcattgacttattcaagtttacctattacataaattttgtgatactatttatttgagagaacttatgaaaacaacttatgacattgttcattagGTTTTTTCAGTAAATTTTCATAAGTTCTTCAAAATGACTAAGCttgatttttagattttaattaaaagtatagatataatataataacaataataagatTATTCATATGTATTTAAGTAGGTAgacctgataggcttaaaagacttTTTTATAACATGTGGCCTAACCTTTTTAGTTAAATAGACTTGTAAAAAAGCCTAggcattttctatttaaaaaaagtcTAGCATAAACTCAACTTGTCTAGGCTATATCATAGACTCCTATTAGTTGGCATGACATATTTCTACCTATACTTGGAGAACATGACTTCCTTCTTTGACTCTCCTTCTCATACTAGTAAGAACACATAATTCCCCTTTTTTCATAAGTGTTATTGTCCAAGTCCTTCATAGAGCGGGCGACTCGACTAAAGGGCCAATATTGTAAACAATGAACGTACGTTGTGACTAATGGGTTATGTGTCCTATTTTTCTACCCTAGATGAATCTCGTGTTGCCTCATGTGAATCctatcctatatatatatatatatatatatatatatatatatatatatatatatatatatatatatatatatatatatatgaaaataaaaatatatattaattaattctttttgaaaaattgtttctaaagttcaaaatataaaatcgatttataaaaattaaattattataaatcaatttACAAATAAAACTTGATTCTAAGTTAATTTTAAGTTGAACTTAAATTACTTTAGCCGcaatattttatcaaaataataattaaaaattaaatcgaATATTAATATAACTTAGTTGGATATAGTTCATTAAGAATGAACACTTctaaattctaatatatatatatacacacatacaAATTACAAACACAATtccaaattagaaaaaaaaaaattctaatatgCTACTACAATAGTTAAAAGAAAAAATCTCAAGATAATAAATCATATAACTTCAAATATTTGAAGAGTTAATAAATATTCATGTATCCATCCATaaataatagaagaaaaaaaatcaaaaaaaaaaaaatattatgcaGATATGTTAGTATTGTTATTACCCATTAATTTCAAACCTTAATAATTATAAGTAGTAATTATGACATAAGATTAGTGAAATTACACAATGGACGGTTTACAATAGCTAGCACCAGCTCTAAGGCCAGAAGTTTGCTGAAACGACGTCGTAAAAAGCAGCAGTGTATTATTGGTTGACCGAGTTAAACAAAACCAAACCGCATTAAAAGGAAAGAGGTATATGCCGGAAtattttttgttacaaaatagaatttgttttgtattttctATTTTCTGATCCTATAAAATCTActtcttctcttttctctctcacacacactgatctattcttcattctttatcatttcttcttcttacagcaatattatagttatatttTCTTACACTTTCAAGGTTAGTTCATTTCTGTCTCTTTATATCGTTATTGTTTTCATAGTATTAACAACAGCATTATCATTTAGATCTCATGTTGTGTTCTTTGCATGTTGTTGTTTTCTCATGATTTTATGTAGTAGTATTATTTTGAGAGTATTCAATTGAAATCTGATCGTAAAAAAATGCAGAAGATCAGCCtttgaatatttatatttttttgtgatataTTTGCATGCCATGCATCTTTTACGTATTTGTTGTTGAGATTCAATTTTCAAAGATGGTGTAACTGGTGGTGTAATTATTATAGATTGATTTCATCTGATAATATCTTTGATATGATTATTATGAAATCTGTATTCTTTCAAAACAAAGATCTTTCATTAATCAAATCTGATTCTTGGTTACATTTTTGTAGAGAAGGcaagaagagagaaagataagGAGATTAGTGACTTTAGCTTGAAAATCCATGGCAAAGGAGGTGCTAAATGCACTTGATGTGGCTAAAACACAATGGTACCATTTCACAGCAATCATCATAGCTGGTATGGGCTTCTTCACTGATGCATATGATTTGTTTTGCATTTCTCTTGTTACCAAGTTGCTCGGCCGAATATATTATCATGTTGATGGTGCACCGAAGCCGGGAACATTGCCTCCGAATGTATCTGCGGCGGTAAATGGGGTTGCTTTCGTTGGAACACTTTCAGGGCAGCTTTTCTTTGGCTGGCTTGGTGATAAGTTGGGTAGGAAAAAAGTGTATGGAATGACACTCATGATTATGGTACTCTGTTCAATTGGTTCTGGCCTTTCTTTTGGACACACTCCAGGAtctgtcatggtaactctttgcTTTTTCCGCTTCTGGCTTGGGTTTGGTATCGGCGGAGACTATCCGCTTTCGGCTACCATAATGTCGGAATATTCCAATAAGAAGACTCGTGGTGCCTTTATTGCTGCAGTGTTTGCCATGCAGGGGTTTGGAATTTTGGCAGGTGGTATATTTGCAATCTTTATGGCGGCTATATTCAAGGCCAAATTTGATTCTCCACCGTATGCAGTTGATCCACTCGGTTCAACCGTTCCACAAGCAGACTTCGTTTGGAGGATAATTGTGATCGTAGGAGCATTCCCAGCTGCATTAACTTACTATTGGCGGATGAAGATGCCAGAAACGGCCCGTTACACCGCTTTAGTTGCTAAAAACACTGCACAGGCAGCGGCAGATATGTCTAAGGTTCTACAAGTTGAAATTCAAGCTGAACCAGAGATAGAAGTGAAGAAGAAATATGGCTTGTTCTCAAAAGAGTTTCTAAGTCGTCATGGATTGCATCTTCTTGGTACATCAGCAACTTGGTTCTTACTTGATATAGCATTTTATAGTCAAAATCTATTTCAGAAGGATATCTTCAGTGCAGTTGGTTGGATACCTCCTCCACAAACTATGAATGCACTTGAGGAGGTTTACAAAATTGCAAGAGCTCAAACACTTATTGCTCTTTGTAGTACGGTTCCAGGCTACTGGTTTACCGTGGCTCTCATTGACCGGATAGGAAGATTTGCAATTCAATTGATGGGATTTTTTTTCATGACCGTATTCATGTTTGCTCTCGCCATTCCTTATGATCACTGGACTCATAAGGATAACAGAATAGGATTTGTGGTATTGTATTCCTTAACTTTCTTCTTTGCAAATTTCGGGCCTAATGCTACCACATTTGTTGTACCGGCAGAGATTTTTCCGGCTAGATTCCGTTCTACTTGCCATGGAATATCATCCGCAGCGGGAAAGCTTGGTGCTATAGTTGGTGCATTCGGGTTCTTGTACTTGGCACAAAACAAGGACAAGAGTAAAGCAGACGCAGGGTATCCTGCAGGTATTGGTGTGCAGAATTCTCTGATAGTGTTGGGCGTGGTTAACATTTTGGGATTTGGCTTTACTTTCTTGGTGCCTGAGGCAAATGGAAAATCATTGGAAGAAATGTCAGGTGAGAATGAAGAGGAAGTAGAGGAAATTGAAGCCAATGAAGAGTTGGAGCAAGCTCATTCTGATAACCAAAGAACAGACTCACTTGTGTAGATTTGAGTTTATTTATCTTGTTGTTATTGTAATAAAGCATTATCTTTCAATTTGTTTAGAGACACAAAAGCATTCCCTTCCCCTCTTCTTCTGTATTTCTTATAAATTTAGTCTGGGTCTTTTCAGGGGAACTAATGAACCATTAGTTATGCGAACATCAGTGTTAGAAATGGTGTTAAACAATTTGATTATGTAGTCATTACAATTTCAATACAGTTTTGCCCAAACACTCTGttcagttttcttttttttcttttcaattttctaatttttttttactgaGCTAGTGTTATCAAAAGACTTACATGGAGCTATATGAATATAAATAGCAAAGAACCAATATTCATTGTCTACAACAGTGCTGCTACTTTGAGAATTTTTTATTTCCTTGTGAGTACTGACAAAGACGTAAAATGATTGATCCTTAAGCTACTAGTTGCGGTTGAGGTTTCAGACTATTTACAGCATATGCTTTCAGCACTAGTTCACTGGTACAAAACAAAACcaattgaaactttttctatttcattaactTGTGTCTTCCATTTGTGGTCAGCACAGAATAAGATTCTTTGAATGTTTTTAGTCCATCCTTTATGGCATCAACAgtcaaacttttataaaaaatcacATTTGTATTCTTTTATCACCAGAAAATCCTGTGCCAATACACCTACTTCTAATTCTTCCTCGTATAAATTCTTTGGCTATTTGTGTCGCATAATGTTCTTTTTCCTTACATTTAGAAAGAGCATGGACAAGAACCAAAAAACTCTTATACACTACAATCATCATAAACTTAAGTTGGACATTTTGCTCATTTTACAACCATGATGAACTAGTTTCAAATACCGATGacaattgtattttttttcatgTCATGTTCTTTGTTACAATCATGATAAAGTAGTTTCAAAAGCATCAACTAATAAATGCAGTTTTCGAAATTATTTACAGATATCAAAACATGATAAGATATCAAATTAATAACAACGGATTTTAGTATCCAAGACATGAATCCATAAATTCAAACTCATACAGTACAGTCAAGCAGACTGGAATTTACAACAGTAGCTGCTAGAAGCTTAAACCCATCATGGGCCTCCTGAATCCAAATTCATATTACTGGAGGTACATTTTTGTGGCTAGATGGGTTTTGTAACTTATAAAGCAAGGACGGATAATTGATTAAAAGTAAACGATTTTGATGAGAACATCAATAACTACATTAACATCTCAATGTGCTCGGTCCCTCAGCACCTCAAGATCCATTTCTGTGGGATCAGTGGCTTGGATTTCATAATGGACACCATCTAGCTCGCGTCTAAACCTTTCTTTAGTTGTGGCATAGAGCATCTTGGCGCGGATTCGAGAAGTTGAAGGAGACCTGGTCAATAGCAAGTAATCAATAACCAAGAATGATAATCTCAGTGGCAGAATCATAGAGAAAGTAGAATAACTTCCAGCTCAAGTTTGTCCTTTACAAGAACAAGAGGAGGAAACAACTCCCAGTAAGACATTTGTTTACTAAGCAAGACAGCAATTAAACAATAGAAAATTGTTAAAATATGTTATTAGGAAGTAGCAACAGCAAAGATGCGATTCAAACAAAATATTGACAACTATTTAAAGAGTAGTTTTTTTATAGACAATCAGATTGAAAATTGTGCTGGCCACCGAGTGCTTAATCAATTCGACAAGAAAAAAATGAAAGTATGACTTACTACTATTTTGGTTAATGAATTAAACATGAACAATGGCAAAGACTACTGTTTCCTTCCAGAGCCCATCAACTTGTTTCCGTCGAAAACTTGGGAGATAGAGAGGGGAAGAGAGTCCCCCATTGAATGGCCCATGGCATCTTGGTGATAATATTAAATGACGAAGGCTACCCTATCCTCTTTCTTGAGGAACACTATGTCATCACACGCAAATATTTGGCTCTATAAATAGAATCTTATGAAATAAGAGGAATTGAAACATTTGAAGACACCTAAATGTTATTTACATTAAAATCTAAAGTTACAGCTGGACAAATTAAACTCTAACCTGCCCCAAACAATCAGAAAAATTACTCTTAATATGGTTAAACTGAAGCATGAAGATGTTTGACAGTGTTTTACTTGTCACACACACTATTTCATTCTAGCATAACTCTCAGCTACTTAAATGCGCTTGGGAGAAAATACTCATGAAAAGTATACATCTGACAGCTGCAACTAAAATGGATATGGGGTAATTTGAAGCACATGGAGTTAAATATTACAATCCTTCATTCTAATCTACAacatttagtaaaataaaaaaaccaaCATTACATCAAAACAATAAGACAATAAATTTAGGCCAAGACTATGAAATAATACATATAGCTGCTTGCTTAATCAGAGAACGCGCAATAAAAGACTCTTTTGATAGACTCAAATTAATCACACGGCATAGTTATTTTGAAACTGCAAAACATTCGTTTGGCGCATGAATCATAATATCATATGGCATAGTTATTCTGAAACTGCAAAACATATGTTTAGCTCATGAATCATATAACACATGCCACTTGCACAAGAAAATGCATAATACATGTCTTGTCTTCAAGAGTCCAGACCAGGACCGTCTTTGAGAGAGTGTAAGGCAAACTACCACACAGAGCCTATGGTTAAACTATGACTAAAAAGAGCCTCATAAAATATGTGACGACTAAACCATGGCAAAATAAGGCCAATATTTGTTTTAACACAGTTCAATTGTGTCATAGAGCCTCGGAAAACTTAAGACGACCCTGGTCCATACATCATGGTGGTTGGAACAAGTTAATTGCAGACAatattaataaaaagtttgaAATAGAGGAAATCAAAAGGGAAGGGGAAACAAACCATGCAATGAAGAAGATTTTGCTCTTTTGACAATTCTCAGAAGTAACAAAATCATAATCAAACACAGCATATCTGCAATCATTCTCAGGCAAAGAAGCAGCAAAATCATCATAGCTCTCAGCAGGACCACCAGTCTTCTCAACTACAACCTCTCTTTTCTTCTCATCAACCTTAAAGATAACATAACGATGAACCTTCTTCTGCTTCAATTCCATGAAAGTACTCTTGCTGTTCTCATCAACACCCATGCCAGATGAAGCATTTGGCTGCAATCATAACTCAAACATATCAAGTCAGAAAAACCCTAAACGATCGATCAATTG
The Vicia villosa cultivar HV-30 ecotype Madison, WI linkage group LG6, Vvil1.0, whole genome shotgun sequence genome window above contains:
- the LOC131612443 gene encoding inorganic phosphate transporter 1-4-like isoform X2, which gives rise to MAKEVLNALDVAKTQWYHFTAIIIAGMGFFTDAYDLFCISLVTKLLGRIYYHVDGAPKPGTLPPNVSAAVNGVAFVGTLSGQLFFGWLGDKLGRKKVYGMTLMIMVLCSIGSGLSFGHTPGSVMVTLCFFRFWLGFGIGGDYPLSATIMSEYSNKKTRGAFIAAVFAMQGFGILAGGIFAIFMAAIFKAKFDSPPYAVDPLGSTVPQADFVWRIIVIVGAFPAALTYYWRMKMPETARYTALVAKNTAQAAADMSKVLQVEIQAEPEIEVKKKYGLFSKEFLSRHGLHLLGTSATWFLLDIAFYSQNLFQKDIFSAVGWIPPPQTMNALEEVYKIARAQTLIALCSTVPGYWFTVALIDRIGRFAIQLMGFFFMTVFMFALAIPYDHWTHKDNRIGFVVLYSLTFFFANFGPNATTFVVPAEIFPARFRSTCHGISSAAGKLGAIVGAFGFLYLAQNKDKSKNSLIVLGVVNILGFGFTFLVPEANGKSLEEMSGENEEEVEEIEANEELEQAHSDNQRTDSLV
- the LOC131610085 gene encoding actin-depolymerizing factor; the encoded protein is MSFRGLSRPNASSGMGVDENSKSTFMELKQKKVHRYVIFKVDEKKREVVVEKTGGPAESYDDFAASLPENDCRYAVFDYDFVTSENCQKSKIFFIAWSPSTSRIRAKMLYATTKERFRRELDGVHYEIQATDPTEMDLEVLRDRAH
- the LOC131612443 gene encoding inorganic phosphate transporter 1-4-like isoform X1 is translated as MAKEVLNALDVAKTQWYHFTAIIIAGMGFFTDAYDLFCISLVTKLLGRIYYHVDGAPKPGTLPPNVSAAVNGVAFVGTLSGQLFFGWLGDKLGRKKVYGMTLMIMVLCSIGSGLSFGHTPGSVMVTLCFFRFWLGFGIGGDYPLSATIMSEYSNKKTRGAFIAAVFAMQGFGILAGGIFAIFMAAIFKAKFDSPPYAVDPLGSTVPQADFVWRIIVIVGAFPAALTYYWRMKMPETARYTALVAKNTAQAAADMSKVLQVEIQAEPEIEVKKKYGLFSKEFLSRHGLHLLGTSATWFLLDIAFYSQNLFQKDIFSAVGWIPPPQTMNALEEVYKIARAQTLIALCSTVPGYWFTVALIDRIGRFAIQLMGFFFMTVFMFALAIPYDHWTHKDNRIGFVVLYSLTFFFANFGPNATTFVVPAEIFPARFRSTCHGISSAAGKLGAIVGAFGFLYLAQNKDKSKADAGYPAGIGVQNSLIVLGVVNILGFGFTFLVPEANGKSLEEMSGENEEEVEEIEANEELEQAHSDNQRTDSLV